In the Helianthus annuus cultivar XRQ/B chromosome 11, HanXRQr2.0-SUNRISE, whole genome shotgun sequence genome, one interval contains:
- the LOC110887359 gene encoding major allergen Pru ar 1, with product MGVLTYTDEHTSPVPPARIFKASILDSHVLMPKLLPDAIKSIQLIKGDGGPGSIKQINFDGGFAKHQIDEVDEKTFTYKYTLIEGNGISDKIEKVSYDIKFEGSTDGGSISKMTTTIYTHGDFEIKEEELKAGKEKVLGLYKVVEAYLLKNPDAYV from the exons ACCCGTCCCCCCGGCCAGAATTTTCAAGGCCTCAATTCTCGACTCACACGTTTTAATGCCAAAACTCTTGCCAGATGCTATTAAAAGCATCCAACTTATCAAAGGTGACGGTGGGCCCGGAAGCATTAAGCAAATTAACTTTGATGGAG GTTTCGCGAAGCACCAAATAGATGAAGTGGATGAGAAGACATTCACTTACAAGTACACTTTGATTGAAGGAAACGGTATATCAGACAAGATTGAAAAGGTATCTTATGATATTAAGTTTGAGGGTTCAACCGATGGTGGCAGCATCTCCAAAATGACGACAACTATCTACACACATGGTGATTTTGAGATCAAGGAAGAAGAACTAAAGGCGGGCAAAGAAAAGGTTTTGGGGCTTTACAAGGTTGTGGAAGCCTACCTCCTCAAAAACCCTGATGCATATGTTTGA
- the LOC110887358 gene encoding major allergen Pru ar 1: MGVVTYTDEQTSLVAPARIFKASILDSHILMPKLLPDAIKSIELIKGDGGAGSIKQINFAGGFAKHQIDAVDEKTFTYKYTLIEGNGISDKIEKVSYDIKFEGSPDGGNISKMTTTIYTHGDFEIKEEELKAGKEKVLGLYKVVEAYLLKNPDAYV, translated from the exons ATGGGTGTCGTGACATATACCGATGAGCAGACTTCACTCGTCGCCCCGGCCAGAATTTTCAAGGCCTCAATTCTTGACTCGCACATTTTAATGCCAAAACTCTTGCCAGATGCTATTAAAAGCATTGAACTTATCAAAGGTGACGGTGGGGCCGGAAGCATTAAGCAGATTAACTTTGCAGGAG GTTTTGCGAAGCATCAAATTGATGCAGTGGATGAGAAGACATTCACTTACAAGTACACTTTGATAGAAGGAAACGGTATATCAGACAAGATTGAAAAGGTATCTTATGATATTAAGTTTGAGGGTTCACCCGATGGTGGCAACATCTCCAAAATGACGACAACTATTTACACACATGGTGATTTTGAGATCAAGGAAGAAGAGCTAAAGGCGGGCAAAGAAAAGGTTTTGGGGCTTTACAAGGTTGTGGAAGCCTACCTCCTCAAAAACCCTGATGCATATGTTTAA